One Pyrus communis chromosome 4, drPyrComm1.1, whole genome shotgun sequence genomic region harbors:
- the LOC137732109 gene encoding uncharacterized protein, translating to MGLLSWWKGDESKPQTKTSPDPKPAEPAPGMNGAVEVPRPPAAANITVFEFGSVAASADKVTLAGYCPVSEDLEPCRWEILPASGSDAPQFRVVF from the coding sequence ATGGGTCTGCTCTCGTGGTGGAAAGGGGATGAGTCTAAACCCCAAACCAAGACCAGCCCGGATCCGAAACCGGCCGAGCCTGCTCCCGGCATGAACGGCGCCGTTGAGGTGCCTCGACCCCCCGCCGCCGCCAACATCACTGTCTTCGAGTTCGGATCAGTCGCGGCTTCGGCCGATAAGGTCACTCTCGCCGGGTACTGTCCGGTCTCCGAAGACCTGGAGCCCTGCCGCTGGGAGATCCTCCCCGCTAGTGGCTCAGACGCGCCGCAGTTTCGAGTGGTCTTCTAA